Proteins encoded by one window of Cyclobacteriaceae bacterium:
- a CDS encoding CvpA family protein: MSVLDIILVVAFIIGAVSGYKKGFLVSLFSLAGIFLGILLGFKLMGVAMLKLASAYNIDEKILPYAAFGLVFVIVIIVVNLIGKLIKSSLDKTILGNADQWAGGVLGLLKAAFMISVLFWILDALAFELPENWVAESRLYAFTASVAPTVTEWVGDIFPTFKNLFGTQD; encoded by the coding sequence GTGAGTGTTCTTGATATTATTCTCGTTGTAGCGTTCATTATTGGGGCCGTTTCAGGATACAAAAAAGGCTTTTTAGTAAGCTTGTTTTCTTTAGCAGGAATTTTTCTGGGCATTCTGCTCGGCTTTAAGCTGATGGGCGTGGCTATGCTAAAACTTGCAAGTGCCTATAACATTGATGAAAAGATTTTGCCCTATGCCGCGTTCGGTCTGGTGTTTGTGATTGTGATTATTGTTGTTAACCTGATCGGTAAACTTATTAAATCTTCCCTAGATAAAACCATTTTAGGCAATGCTGATCAATGGGCCGGAGGTGTGTTGGGTTTGCTCAAAGCTGCATTCATGATCAGTGTACTTTTTTGGATATTAGATGCGCTCGCCTTTGAGTTGCCTGAAAATTGGGTGGCAGAGTCGCGGTTATACGCCTTCACGGCCAGTGTTGCCCCAACCGTAACCGAATGGGTGGGAGATATTTTCCCGACATTCAAAAATCTTTTTGGAACGCAGGACTAA
- a CDS encoding alpha/beta hydrolase, whose protein sequence is MALNVKEEGGFKFVDEGQGPVLMLLHGLFGALSNWEGVVNRFSVNFRVVIPMLPIYEMPVREAGLEGLRKFVEDFVAFKKLEDMTIMGNSLGGHVALVYTLKNPHKVKKLILTGSSGLFEDSMGGSYPKRGNYQYIKERVAYTFYNPEVATKELVDEVFETTNSIPKCMRIVAIAKSAQRNNLADEIPNINVPTLLVWGLNDTITPPMVAHEFNRLIPRSSLKFIDKCCHAPMMEHPEKFNELVEDFLLN, encoded by the coding sequence ATGGCGCTAAACGTTAAAGAAGAAGGCGGATTTAAGTTTGTTGATGAGGGCCAGGGGCCGGTGCTCATGTTGTTGCACGGACTCTTCGGGGCGCTCAGCAACTGGGAGGGTGTGGTTAACCGGTTCTCAGTCAATTTCCGCGTGGTCATTCCTATGCTGCCCATTTATGAAATGCCTGTAAGAGAGGCCGGCCTTGAAGGGCTGCGTAAATTTGTGGAGGACTTCGTTGCTTTTAAAAAGCTCGAAGACATGACCATAATGGGGAACAGCCTTGGCGGACATGTTGCTTTGGTGTATACATTGAAAAATCCACATAAAGTAAAAAAACTGATTCTTACCGGTAGCTCAGGATTGTTTGAAGATTCCATGGGAGGTTCATACCCTAAGCGAGGTAACTATCAGTATATAAAAGAGCGTGTTGCCTATACATTTTATAATCCTGAAGTTGCTACCAAAGAACTGGTGGACGAGGTGTTTGAAACCACCAACAGCATTCCCAAATGCATGCGCATAGTGGCCATTGCCAAATCGGCCCAGCGAAACAACCTGGCAGATGAAATTCCAAACATTAATGTACCCACATTGTTAGTATGGGGGTTGAATGATACGATTACACCACCCATGGTGGCTCATGAATTTAATCGGTTAATTCCCCGTTCTTCCCTCAAATTCATTGATAAATGCTGCCATGCGCCCATGATGGAGCATCCTGAAAAATTTAATGAGCTTGTGGAAGACTTTTTGCTGAATTAA